A part of Helicobacter fennelliae genomic DNA contains:
- a CDS encoding D-2-hydroxyacid dehydrogenase yields the protein MKIVNLDAITLGDADFSELNNFGEYISYDLTRYEETLERCKGAEIVLTNKVVLDKAILSQLEALKLICVTATGTNIVDVEFASQRGIIVKNVAGYSTLSVAQHTITMVLEFLSQLHYYDTYCKSGQWSQSPTFTHLAGGRVSIDSKKWGIIGFGSIGQRVAQIATCLGAKVCYTSTSGKNQNTSYPQVSLENLLKECDIISIHAPLNPATKNLINAKSLALLKPNAILINVGRGGIVNEEDVTVTLKNGARFFYGCDVLEVEPMRKNHPFLDSSIQDRLLITPHIAYAYGDSLKNLIALSIDNVKTFIKTGK from the coding sequence ATGAAAATAGTCAATCTTGATGCAATCACTTTGGGAGATGCAGATTTTAGTGAATTAAATAATTTTGGCGAGTATATCAGCTATGATCTGACGCGCTATGAGGAGACATTAGAGCGATGCAAGGGGGCAGAGATTGTTTTGACAAATAAAGTTGTGCTTGATAAAGCTATCCTTTCGCAGCTTGAGGCACTCAAGCTCATCTGTGTAACGGCTACGGGGACAAATATCGTTGATGTGGAGTTTGCCTCACAGCGCGGAATCATTGTCAAAAATGTCGCTGGGTATTCTACGCTAAGTGTCGCGCAGCATACGATTACTATGGTATTAGAGTTTTTGAGTCAGCTTCATTATTATGATACATATTGCAAAAGCGGGCAATGGAGTCAAAGCCCAACTTTTACGCACTTAGCGGGCGGAAGAGTGAGTATAGATTCTAAGAAATGGGGGATTATTGGGTTTGGAAGCATTGGGCAAAGAGTCGCACAGATCGCAACTTGTTTGGGTGCAAAAGTATGCTACACCTCCACAAGTGGCAAAAATCAAAACACCTCATATCCTCAAGTAAGCCTTGAGAATCTGCTCAAAGAATGCGACATTATAAGTATCCACGCCCCGCTTAATCCTGCGACCAAAAATCTCATCAATGCCAAATCTCTAGCCCTGCTTAAACCTAATGCTATTCTTATTAATGTCGGTCGAGGCGGAATCGTCAATGAAGAAGATGTAACAGTTACACTAAAGAATGGAGCGCGGTTTTTTTATGGTTGCGATGTGCTTGAAGTCGAACCTATGCGTAAAAATCACCCATTTTTAGATTCTAGCATTCAAGATAGACTTTTGATTACCCCACACATCGCGTATGCGTATGGGGATTCTCTCAAAAACCTTATCGCACTTAGTATAGACAATGTCAAAACATTTATCAAAACAGGAAAATAA
- a CDS encoding RNA polymerase sigma factor FliA, whose translation MKIDAYTQNQQYSQDELAIAYLPAVKAMAYKIKERLPGHIEVSELISIGTEELIKLARRYDQKLNDSFWGFAKSRVYGAMLDYLRSLDIVSRSSRKLIKAIDSEVSRYFNQHEEEPSDEYLAEVLGEDIEKIKEAKIASDVYVLVPIEEQYNTIESGNIIEKLEKEELVEKIQKVLKTFSQREQLIIQLYFLEELSLSEIKDILNITESRISQITKEVIKKIRTSLGDNNG comes from the coding sequence ATGAAAATCGATGCTTACACACAAAATCAGCAATACTCACAAGATGAGCTTGCTATCGCATATCTTCCTGCAGTCAAAGCTATGGCATACAAGATCAAAGAAAGGCTTCCGGGGCATATTGAAGTAAGCGAACTTATCTCAATCGGGACAGAAGAGCTCATCAAGCTTGCGCGTCGCTATGATCAAAAGCTCAATGATTCATTTTGGGGATTTGCAAAATCTCGAGTATATGGCGCAATGCTAGATTATTTGCGCTCGCTTGATATTGTCTCGCGCTCATCGCGAAAGCTCATCAAAGCGATAGATTCTGAAGTGAGTCGTTATTTTAATCAGCACGAAGAAGAGCCAAGCGATGAATATCTCGCAGAAGTATTAGGAGAAGATATTGAAAAAATCAAAGAAGCCAAAATCGCATCTGATGTGTATGTGCTTGTGCCAATCGAGGAGCAATACAACACCATAGAATCTGGCAATATCATCGAAAAACTCGAAAAAGAAGAGTTAGTCGAAAAAATCCAAAAAGTGCTCAAAACTTTCTCTCAACGAGAGCAGTTGATTATTCAGCTGTATTTTCTTGAGGAATTAAGCCTTAGCGAGATAAAAGACATTCTCAATATCACAGAATCTAGAATCTCACAAATCACCAAAGAAGTGATTAAAAAGATTCGAACTTCATTAGGAGATAATAATGGCTGA
- the folK gene encoding 2-amino-4-hydroxy-6-hydroxymethyldihydropteridine diphosphokinase — protein sequence MKEIIITKGFPLGSHTESRIKSRALDSARLQNPNNQKAQNLQSQNLQSQNPKAQKKARNLKNILVLGIGGNQGQILHTFFHLLVWFIRHRSFEIIQTTSIYKNPAFGYTHQSDFLNAVLALRTSLNLVEIFRLIFYLERKFGRPRKRVFKNAPRTLDIDVIFYNQVILKRPYFKIPHSEYQNRGSVLVPIILQIKRWK from the coding sequence ATGAAAGAAATCATAATCACAAAGGGCTTTCCGCTTGGATCTCACACAGAATCTCGCATTAAATCTCGCGCGCTAGATTCTGCGCGTTTGCAAAATCCAAACAATCAAAAAGCACAAAATCTACAATCACAAAATCTACAATCACAAAATCCAAAAGCACAGAAAAAAGCACGGAATCTAAAAAATATTCTTGTCTTAGGTATCGGCGGTAATCAAGGGCAGATTTTACACACTTTTTTTCATCTGCTTGTGTGGTTTATCAGACACAGAAGTTTTGAGATTATCCAAACCACGTCCATTTACAAAAATCCAGCCTTTGGCTACACGCACCAAAGCGATTTTTTAAATGCTGTGCTTGCACTTAGAACCTCGCTAAATCTTGTTGAGATTTTTAGACTTATTTTTTATTTGGAGCGCAAATTTGGCAGACCAAGAAAAAGAGTATTCAAAAATGCTCCAAGAACTTTAGATATTGATGTAATTTTTTATAATCAAGTAATTTTAAAGCGTCCTTATTTTAAAATTCCACATTCAGAATATCAAAACAGAGGTTCTGTGCTTGTTCCAATCATTCTACAAATAAAGAGGTGGAAGTGA
- the fliM gene encoding flagellar motor switch protein FliM has product MADILSQEEIDALLEAVDDGDSEDMLQKQDILPQKQVTLYDFKRPNRVSKEQLRSFRGIHDKMARSLSSQISAIMRSIVEIQLHSVDQMTYGEFLMSLPSPTSFNVFSMKPLDGTGVLEINPSIVFPMIDRLLGGRGDPYDNSREFSDIEINLLDTILRQIMQTLKDAWSSVTDMFPSIDAKESSPNVVQIVAQNEIVIMVVMELIIGHSSGMINICYPVISLETVLPRLGSRDITLGETSSKKSRNKELQALVGGADVNVEAFVGGTNLTLKEVLDLQIGDIIRLNETASDEVIVSINGREKYMAVIGLQRFRKSIKIKNEILTEKDKVKEVLEMLETQRKNKLDAIDEEE; this is encoded by the coding sequence ATGGCTGATATATTAAGTCAAGAAGAGATTGACGCGCTACTTGAGGCTGTTGATGATGGCGATAGTGAGGATATGCTCCAAAAGCAAGATATTCTTCCTCAAAAGCAAGTTACCCTTTATGATTTTAAACGACCAAATCGCGTAAGCAAAGAGCAACTCCGATCATTTCGAGGCATACACGACAAAATGGCGCGCTCACTCTCAAGCCAAATCTCTGCGATTATGAGAAGCATTGTCGAAATCCAACTTCACAGCGTAGATCAGATGACTTATGGTGAGTTTTTGATGAGCTTGCCTTCTCCTACGAGCTTCAATGTCTTTTCTATGAAGCCTCTTGATGGCACGGGCGTTTTGGAGATAAATCCTAGCATTGTGTTTCCGATGATTGATAGGCTTTTGGGCGGAAGAGGCGATCCTTATGATAATTCGCGAGAATTTAGCGATATTGAGATTAATTTGCTTGATACGATTTTGCGACAGATTATGCAAACCCTCAAAGACGCATGGTCGTCTGTAACAGATATGTTTCCCTCTATTGACGCCAAAGAATCAAGCCCAAATGTCGTGCAAATCGTTGCGCAAAACGAAATTGTTATCATGGTTGTTATGGAGCTTATCATCGGGCATTCAAGCGGAATGATTAATATTTGTTATCCGGTTATCTCGCTAGAGACGGTACTTCCTCGACTTGGAAGCAGAGATATAACGCTTGGCGAAACAAGCTCCAAAAAATCGCGCAATAAAGAGCTTCAAGCATTAGTTGGTGGAGCTGATGTGAATGTCGAAGCATTTGTCGGCGGGACAAATCTCACCCTAAAAGAAGTGCTTGACTTGCAGATAGGCGATATTATAAGGCTAAATGAAACTGCAAGTGATGAGGTGATTGTCAGCATTAATGGCAGAGAAAAATATATGGCAGTCATTGGATTGCAGCGATTTAGAAAAAGTATCAAGATCAAAAATGAGATCTTAACTGAAAAAGACAAAGTCAAAGAAGTGCTTGAAATGCTTGAAACACAAAGAAAAAACAAGCTTGATGCTATCGATGAAGAAGAATAA
- a CDS encoding ABC transporter ATP-binding protein encodes MNSITSKSTSPKHTASSHATPKSSTKPITKPKSHISQLRFLLTRRDKIILIMLFLGTIAFSVMETISISVIMPFITFASNPSLILSEHIPRTIYDFCHFDSTLDFMIAFSAVLIIFYFLRVAYGVSYTYALNRFAFRKYHYFAYRLFCKAVQLNFLDFTKRKTDSIRQNITGEALQASFYVQNLLQIFSEVFTIVLMYSLLLITSWKMTLVLSVILSLQVVLILKTLTKKIKKMGIIRTEMQARFHELITNTFGNFKIIKLKGNQEEVYKAFDTISRKRINAEIYTQTIIPIPRLILETIGFSILIACVAYILIRYKDAAAVIPIISMYALALYRILPSVNKILQNINMMGYYGHSVEKVYEDLLYHTDYEDNEPCEFACDIELQNVSFGYKDHKPIVKDFNLTIQKGDKIAFCGESGAGKSTLVDLIIGIYKPQSGKILVDGVEITNSNLRSWRKKIGYIPQSIYLFDGSVAENVAFGSEIDEERVKEACKKANIWSFLEEYEGIHTRVGEGGILLSGGQKQRIGIARAIYDDPEILVLDEATSALDSATEARIMDEIYDVAKNKTLLVIAHRINTIERCNRKINLGNPKKQGKKSKSS; translated from the coding sequence ATGAATTCTATCACGTCAAAATCCACCTCGCCAAAGCACACTGCTTCAAGCCATGCCACGCCAAAATCTAGCACAAAGCCCATTACAAAGCCCAAAAGCCATATCTCACAGCTTCGATTTTTGCTAACAAGGCGAGATAAAATCATTCTTATAATGCTATTTTTAGGGACGATTGCTTTTTCAGTTATGGAGACAATTAGTATTAGCGTGATTATGCCATTTATCACTTTTGCAAGCAACCCAAGCTTGATTCTAAGCGAGCATATACCGCGCACGATATATGATTTTTGTCATTTTGATAGCACGCTAGATTTTATGATTGCTTTTAGCGCAGTGCTTATTATTTTTTATTTTTTGCGCGTGGCGTATGGCGTGTCTTATACTTATGCGCTCAATCGCTTTGCATTTCGCAAATATCATTATTTTGCGTATCGACTTTTTTGTAAAGCTGTGCAGTTAAATTTCCTTGACTTTACAAAAAGAAAAACAGATTCTATCCGCCAAAACATTACAGGCGAGGCACTTCAAGCATCATTTTATGTGCAAAATCTTTTGCAGATCTTTTCTGAAGTTTTTACAATCGTGCTTATGTATTCACTTTTGCTTATCACAAGCTGGAAAATGACTTTGGTTTTAAGCGTGATTTTAAGCTTGCAAGTGGTTTTAATCCTCAAAACCCTCACCAAAAAAATCAAAAAAATGGGCATAATCCGCACGGAAATGCAAGCGCGATTCCACGAGCTCATCACCAATACATTTGGAAACTTCAAAATCATCAAGCTTAAAGGCAATCAAGAAGAAGTCTATAAAGCCTTCGATACGATAAGTCGCAAAAGAATCAACGCAGAGATTTACACACAGACTATTATTCCTATTCCGCGATTGATTTTAGAGACGATTGGATTTAGCATTCTAATCGCGTGCGTGGCGTATATCCTTATCCGCTACAAAGACGCAGCCGCTGTGATTCCTATCATTTCTATGTATGCGCTTGCGCTGTATAGGATTCTGCCTTCTGTAAATAAAATCTTGCAAAACATCAATATGATGGGCTATTATGGGCATTCAGTGGAGAAAGTGTATGAGGATTTGCTCTATCATACTGATTATGAAGATAATGAGCCTTGCGAGTTTGCATGTGATATTGAGCTTCAAAATGTGAGCTTTGGCTATAAAGATCATAAGCCCATTGTCAAAGATTTTAATCTCACAATACAAAAAGGCGATAAAATCGCGTTTTGCGGGGAGAGCGGTGCTGGCAAAAGCACACTTGTTGATCTTATCATCGGCATATATAAGCCACAATCAGGCAAGATTCTAGTCGATGGCGTGGAGATCACAAATAGCAATCTACGTTCTTGGCGCAAAAAAATAGGCTACATTCCTCAAAGCATTTATCTTTTTGACGGAAGCGTGGCGGAAAATGTGGCTTTTGGTAGCGAAATAGATGAAGAGCGCGTCAAAGAAGCGTGCAAAAAGGCAAATATTTGGAGCTTTTTAGAAGAGTATGAGGGGATTCATACGCGCGTAGGTGAAGGTGGGATTTTGCTTTCTGGCGGGCAAAAGCAGCGCATTGGAATCGCTCGGGCTATTTATGATGATCCAGAAATTTTAGTGCTTGATGAAGCGACAAGCGCGCTAGATTCTGCGACTGAAGCAAGGATTATGGACGAGATTTATGATGTCGCCAAAAACAAAACCCTACTTGTCATCGCACACAGAATCAACACAATAGAACGTTGCAATCGCAAAATAAATCTAGGCAACCCTAAAAAACAAGGAAAAAAATCAAAAAGCTCTTAG
- the proC gene encoding pyrroline-5-carboxylate reductase: MKVLFVGYGNMACAIAKGIDSNTNGKYTIQVCGRDRQKAQDFIQTNNLHNASSIDSAPIDIQDKIVILAIKPYGLDEFIYKGVAKSVYSVLAGVNIESLKQHIKAKSYIKLMPNVGAAFGLSSSVAFTQNADLQEVKEICESFGSVVFVDNEKLVDSSIATSGSSPAFLALIAQALIDSGVREGLKRSDSAILVQKTFEGVAKLLESKTPQQIIDLVTTPGGTTIEGLSVLESSAVRGAIMQACHASVQKIK; encoded by the coding sequence TTGAAAGTATTATTTGTAGGCTATGGCAATATGGCATGTGCTATTGCAAAAGGGATTGATTCAAACACAAATGGCAAATACACTATCCAAGTGTGCGGGCGCGACAGACAAAAAGCACAAGATTTTATCCAAACAAACAATCTCCACAACGCCTCAAGCATAGATTCTGCGCCTATTGATATTCAAGATAAAATCGTGATTTTGGCTATCAAGCCTTATGGACTTGATGAATTCATCTACAAAGGCGTGGCAAAAAGCGTATATAGCGTGCTTGCTGGGGTAAATATAGAATCTCTCAAGCAGCATATCAAAGCCAAATCATACATCAAGCTTATGCCAAATGTCGGCGCAGCATTTGGGCTATCAAGTAGCGTGGCTTTCACCCAAAACGCAGATTTGCAAGAAGTCAAAGAGATTTGCGAGAGCTTTGGGAGTGTTGTATTTGTGGATAATGAAAAGCTTGTTGATAGTTCGATTGCGACGAGTGGAAGCTCGCCGGCTTTTTTGGCACTCATTGCCCAAGCATTGATAGATTCTGGTGTGAGAGAAGGATTGAAGCGAAGCGATAGTGCTATTTTAGTGCAAAAAACATTTGAAGGAGTAGCCAAACTCCTAGAATCTAAAACCCCACAGCAAATCATAGATCTTGTAACAACGCCGGGCGGAACGACAATAGAGGGCTTAAGTGTGCTAGAATCTAGCGCAGTGAGAGGGGCTATCATGCAAGCCTGCCACGCAAGCGTGCAAAAGATAAAATAA
- a CDS encoding rhodanese-like domain-containing protein: MKLQGKFNKSLANPVYADTITQREFCIIDTRMPEDYQQAHISEAENIFDFATLSQKILENPDVDFLIHCYSGHTVSVYGSHLVEMGAKNVFYFDGSFAEIYNAIQKIK, from the coding sequence ATGAAACTACAAGGAAAATTTAATAAAAGCCTTGCCAACCCAGTGTATGCAGACACAATCACGCAAAGAGAGTTTTGTATTATTGATACAAGAATGCCAGAAGATTATCAGCAAGCCCATATCAGCGAGGCTGAAAATATCTTTGATTTTGCTACATTAAGTCAGAAGATTTTAGAGAATCCAGATGTTGATTTTTTGATTCATTGTTATAGCGGGCATACCGTTTCTGTGTATGGAAGCCATTTGGTCGAAATGGGTGCAAAAAATGTGTTTTATTTTGATGGTAGCTTTGCAGAGATTTATAACGCTATACAAAAAATAAAATAA
- a CDS encoding P-loop NTPase: protein MNQAHNLESLMKNNKKTTAKFIAITSGKGGVGKSNFSANLAYCLSKIGYKIGIFDADIGLANLDLIFGVKTDKNILHALKGEVSFKEAIYKIDENLYLIPGDSGEEILKYANTYTMNDFANDMEIWNFFDYVVVDTSAGISALNQAFLQASDYIIVITTPEPSSKTDAYAMLKVSAKFKKECMVVINMANSQTQIKQVFTTIEYVAQKNIPHFTLEFLGGFTYNDAVKKAILQRKLICKVEPLNIFSTTMQGVAKNLISKVEHNMLNHSKKSMGGFLKKLIGYL from the coding sequence ATGAATCAAGCCCACAATCTTGAATCCTTAATGAAAAACAATAAAAAAACCACAGCAAAGTTTATCGCCATAACTTCCGGAAAAGGCGGTGTAGGAAAATCTAATTTTTCGGCAAATTTGGCGTATTGTTTGAGTAAAATAGGCTATAAAATCGGTATTTTTGACGCAGATATTGGGCTTGCGAATTTGGATTTGATCTTTGGAGTAAAGACAGACAAAAATATCTTGCACGCTTTGAAGGGTGAAGTGAGCTTCAAAGAAGCAATTTATAAAATCGATGAAAATCTCTATCTTATCCCGGGTGATAGCGGTGAAGAGATCCTCAAATACGCCAATACTTACACGATGAATGATTTTGCAAACGATATGGAGATTTGGAATTTTTTTGATTATGTTGTCGTTGATACGAGTGCTGGCATTAGTGCGCTTAATCAAGCGTTTTTGCAAGCAAGCGATTATATCATCGTCATCACTACGCCCGAGCCATCATCAAAAACCGATGCGTATGCGATGCTGAAAGTCAGTGCGAAATTCAAAAAAGAATGTATGGTTGTGATAAATATGGCAAATTCTCAAACCCAAATCAAACAAGTTTTTACGACAATAGAATATGTGGCGCAAAAAAATATCCCACATTTTACATTAGAATTTTTGGGTGGTTTTACTTATAATGACGCAGTCAAAAAGGCTATTTTACAAAGAAAGCTCATCTGCAAAGTAGAGCCATTGAATATATTTTCAACAACAATGCAAGGCGTTGCCAAAAATCTTATCTCCAAGGTGGAACACAATATGCTTAATCATTCCAAGAAATCTATGGGTGGATTCTTAAAAAAACTAATAGGATATTTATAA
- a CDS encoding methionine-R-sulfoxide reductase encodes MNPPHNQLAKLTPQEEHIIIYKGTEAPFSGIYNDFFESGIYVCKQCETSLFSSESKFRSMCGWASFDDCFEGVVMQADRDGRRTEIVCKNCKGHLGHVFEGEGFTPKNTRHCVNSLSIKFIGNS; translated from the coding sequence ATGAATCCGCCTCATAATCAACTCGCCAAGCTCACCCCGCAAGAAGAGCATATCATCATTTACAAAGGCACAGAAGCACCATTTAGCGGGATATATAATGACTTTTTTGAGTCGGGCATTTATGTCTGCAAACAATGCGAAACGTCACTTTTTTCATCAGAATCTAAATTTAGATCAATGTGCGGGTGGGCGAGTTTTGATGATTGCTTTGAAGGAGTAGTAATGCAAGCAGATCGCGATGGCAGACGCACAGAGATTGTGTGCAAAAATTGCAAAGGACATTTAGGGCATGTATTTGAAGGCGAAGGCTTCACGCCCAAAAACACGCGCCATTGCGTAAATTCTCTCTCAATCAAATTTATAGGAAACTCATAA
- the flhF gene encoding flagellar biosynthesis protein FlhF, whose protein sequence is MKTYTYSGETPAEALKKARDEFGDEAMIIQTKEVRKKTLNQPALFELVIGVEDSQAGDFQATKAGSGKKLARNASDSQEADSPQKPQKLIPDNSIQKRLEQIADKEIAQKKKKRNLSALFDDDVTIQLSDTVREISKIAGYPTSMPDTSMLKKSILLPPSYKTDYKAESSTQEQPQTTQKPKDSAKEDSKQLNDIYQEISKLNDKIKLIQNTLWEEKAPTNMSINIPQEFAEIYRIARLSGMNKDHLEEIMRLSIEFMPLKMREQSKTIKRYFREVLRKMIYCRQENEIGKKIIMFVGPTGVGKTTTLAKLAARYSQILEHKKKVGIITLDDYRIGAMEQLAWYARKMRISIDSVSESSDFLNKVDALSYCDYILIDTAGHSQHDKSKINELKRFAKLDDYKIDVALVLQTTTKYEDLKDCYNAFGELNIDTFIFSKLDEARGLGNIFSLVYDTKKPISYLSIGQEVPSDIIVADNSYLADCLLGGFFYPNAPK, encoded by the coding sequence GTGAAAACTTATACATATAGTGGTGAAACACCAGCAGAAGCATTAAAAAAAGCAAGAGATGAGTTTGGCGATGAAGCGATGATTATCCAAACAAAAGAAGTGCGCAAAAAAACGCTCAATCAGCCCGCACTCTTTGAGCTTGTGATAGGCGTAGAGGATTCGCAAGCAGGAGATTTTCAAGCAACAAAAGCAGGAAGTGGAAAAAAACTCGCGCGCAATGCAAGCGATTCACAAGAAGCGGATTCTCCACAAAAACCCCAAAAGCTTATCCCTGATAATAGTATCCAAAAGCGACTTGAGCAAATCGCCGACAAAGAAATCGCCCAAAAGAAAAAAAAGCGCAATTTGAGTGCTTTGTTTGATGATGATGTAACCATTCAGCTCTCTGATACGGTGCGAGAGATTAGCAAAATCGCAGGCTATCCAACCTCAATGCCCGATACCTCAATGCTGAAAAAAAGCATATTGCTTCCGCCATCTTACAAGACAGATTACAAAGCAGAATCTAGCACACAAGAGCAGCCACAAACTACGCAAAAACCAAAAGATTCTGCAAAAGAGGATTCTAAGCAGCTTAATGATATTTATCAAGAAATAAGCAAGCTTAATGACAAAATCAAGCTTATCCAAAACACACTTTGGGAGGAAAAAGCCCCAACAAATATGAGTATCAATATTCCGCAAGAATTTGCAGAAATCTACCGCATAGCGCGCTTAAGCGGAATGAATAAAGATCATTTAGAAGAAATTATGCGCTTAAGTATTGAGTTTATGCCACTTAAAATGCGCGAGCAAAGTAAGACGATTAAGCGGTATTTTCGCGAGGTGCTACGCAAAATGATTTATTGCAGGCAAGAAAATGAAATCGGCAAAAAAATCATTATGTTTGTAGGACCCACAGGTGTTGGCAAAACAACCACTTTAGCCAAACTTGCAGCGCGTTATTCGCAGATCTTAGAGCATAAGAAAAAAGTTGGCATTATCACGCTTGATGATTATCGTATCGGGGCTATGGAGCAGCTTGCGTGGTATGCAAGAAAAATGCGTATCAGCATAGATTCTGTGAGTGAAAGTAGCGATTTTTTAAACAAAGTTGATGCGCTAAGTTATTGTGATTATATTTTGATTGATACGGCGGGGCATTCACAGCATGACAAATCAAAAATCAATGAATTGAAACGATTTGCCAAACTTGATGATTATAAAATCGATGTCGCATTGGTGCTTCAAACCACGACAAAATACGAGGATCTTAAAGATTGCTACAACGCATTTGGAGAGCTTAATATCGATACATTTATTTTCAGCAAGCTTGATGAAGCAAGAGGGCTTGGTAATATTTTTTCGCTCGTGTATGATACCAAAAAACCAATCAGCTATCTCTCCATAGGACAGGAAGTGCCAAGCGATATTATTGTCGCAGATAATAGCTATTTGGCGGATTGTTTATTGGGTGGGTTTTTTTACCCAAATGCACCAAAATAA
- the fliY gene encoding flagellar motor switch protein FliY gives MENFIKLLAQEATSTIEGLTGSSPTIANTKSGSIAEVITQFPTILTTIDMSGDGSGMVGMINPIDLTTALSDLMLGGDGASNTQASEDDLDAIKEIDSNILGAISTAMGSQPNMPKLNFTSRKTEIINDASSLSAFTQAYEFSFSLNTINSKFIFLSTPEFANLFHQEVIEPSSAQDSQDSSQPSATTLNQDEIRNIGMLLDVKLTIKVRIGQKKMLLKDVISMDIGSIVELNQLANDPLEVLIDDKVIARGEVVIVDGNFGIQITNIGTKRERLEQLRGL, from the coding sequence ATGGAAAATTTTATTAAACTACTCGCACAAGAAGCAACCTCAACTATTGAGGGGCTTACAGGAAGTTCACCAACCATTGCCAACACAAAAAGTGGCTCTATCGCAGAAGTGATAACTCAATTTCCAACGATACTCACCACCATTGATATGAGCGGTGATGGATCAGGAATGGTTGGTATGATAAATCCAATCGATCTCACAACCGCACTCTCAGATCTTATGCTTGGTGGTGATGGTGCAAGCAACACACAAGCAAGCGAAGATGACTTAGATGCGATCAAAGAGATAGATTCTAATATTTTAGGAGCTATCTCCACAGCAATGGGTTCGCAGCCAAATATGCCAAAGCTTAATTTCACTTCTCGCAAAACAGAAATCATAAACGATGCTTCAAGCCTTAGTGCTTTCACGCAAGCCTATGAGTTTTCTTTCTCGCTTAATACAATCAATTCAAAATTTATATTTTTAAGCACTCCAGAGTTTGCAAATCTCTTTCATCAAGAAGTCATTGAGCCATCTTCTGCGCAAGATTCTCAAGACTCTTCACAACCAAGTGCTACAACCCTCAATCAAGATGAAATCCGCAATATCGGAATGCTTCTTGATGTCAAGCTCACCATCAAAGTAAGGATAGGACAGAAAAAGATGCTCCTCAAAGATGTCATCTCTATGGATATAGGAAGTATCGTCGAGCTGAATCAGCTTGCAAATGACCCGCTTGAAGTGCTCATTGATGACAAAGTCATCGCAAGGGGTGAAGTGGTGATTGTCGATGGAAACTTCGGAATCCAAATCACAAACATTGGGACGAAACGCGAACGACTTGAGCAATTACGCGGATTATAA